CGCTTGCGCGATGCCCTTCGTGCCAGCCATGCGCGTGATGGTGGCCTCGAACCGGTTGAGTATCTCCTGGTAGAGATGGTCACCGTGGCCGGACAGGACGCTGTCGATAGCGACAACGCCCTCCCGGACGCCGCGCTCGCGCGCAATGTCGACCGCCGTGCAGATCGCATCGGTATATCGCACGGCCCCGTCGTGGACGATGTCGCGTTCCGCGAGACGCCGGTGGCGGTACTCGTACCCAGTCCATTCCTTGTTGATCGAACGCGGGCGACCGTTCGGCACCGCAAGCGTGACCGGCTCATCCCGCGCAAAGGTCCACACGCCGTTTAAGCGTGCAGCCGAGCACCCGATGAGGACCGCCTTCCTGCTCTGGCACCCCGCCGCGTAACACCTCAGGAATGCCTGCTCGTGCTCCTTAAGCTGCTGCCATGCGGCTTTGTCGTAGTAGATCGACTTGGTCAGCTGCACGAGTTCGCCGTTGTTGATCCGGTCGTGCGTCGCAGTGTCGGTGGACGAAATTCGTCTGACATCGACGATTGTTTCCCGCAGCTGCGTTCTGCGTGCGTCATTCATGTGGTCCCCCTCCCCGATTCAAAGTACCGCAATCTCGTGCAGAGCACGCGGCGTGGCAAACCTCGAGGGGCAGACCCCTACTATGAGCAAAAATGAGGCTTAGTTGGGGTCTGCTCGTCGAGGTTTTGTTCTGTGGAGGCGCAACTAGCCGCTAGTAGTACCCCTCGAACGCGGCGGCCTTCTTCGCTGTGCGCTCGAGGCGCGACTCCGTCATGGAGGCGATCTGGTCGACGATCACGCGCTCGCGCTCGGCGTCGGTCTCCGCAGCGTTGAACCAGGCGCGGAAGATCGTGTCCAGTGTGCCTGGGGCACCCGCGCGCAGGTACTCGTGGACGCGGTAGATGCGGTCGCGCTGGCGGTCCTGGCGCGCCTGGTGCGCCGGCTGGTCCATGACGTAGAGCACCGCGACGGTTTTGAGCAGGCGGACCTCGGCCTCGACGTCGGGCGGGACCACCAACCGGCCGTGCTGGCGGCCCAAACCCGGCGCAGCCAACCCTGGCGCGCCCGGCGCGAGCAGCGCGGCGTTGCCGTCACGGGTGGCCTGGGTGACGGCGCCGACGTAGCGGCCCACCAACTGCGACGTCAGTCCCTTCAGGCCGGCCCAAGCGGACAAGGTGAAGTCGAAGTCGGCCGCGGCGGCGAGGGCGGGGATGGCGCGGAGGCGGTCGGCGGCGTCGATAAGCGAGTCCGCAGAGCCGCCGAATGCCGCCGCGCCCTTGTCGGCGAGGGCGGCCAACTCGACGAAGTCCCACAGCACCTGCAGGGACACGCGCCCTGAAACGATGCCGTCTTCGACGTCGTGGACGGAGTAGGCGATGTCGTCGGAGAAATCCATCACCTGCGCCTCCATCGGCGGGGTGTCGTCGGCATGGCCTTCGCGCGCCCACTGCAAGATCGCGGCGTCCTCGTCGTAGGCCGAGTACTTGCGATTCAACGACCCGTCGGTGTTGGTGCGCGTGACCGGGTATTTCACCGCGGCGTCTAGTGAGGCGCGGGTGAGGTTGAGGCCGAAGGAGTGGTCGTCGATAAGCACTTTGGGCTCGAGGCGCGACAGGATCCGCAGGGTTTGAGCGTTGCCCTCGAAGCCGTGGGGCGCGACCTCGTTGAGGGCGACTTCGCCGTTGTGGCCGTAGGGCGGGTGGCCGATGTCGTGGGTCAGTCCCGCCATCTCGCATAGGTCGGGGTTGAGGCCCAGTCCCTCGCCGATGCCGCGCGAGATCTGCGCGACCTCGAGCGAGTGCGTCAGGCGCGTGCGCGGGGTGTCGCCGTCGCGCGGGCCAACCACCTGGGTCTTGTCCGCTAATCGACGAAGCGCCGCCGAGTGCAGCACACGCGCCCGGTCGCGCCCGAACGCATCGCGGGAATCCGGCGCGAGTTGCGCGCCCTTCGCCCCTTCCGGGGCGCGGCGTTTCGTATCGTCGGCGTTGTAGGCGTACACGAAGCGCTACCCTAGTCGCATGACTAGCCGTTACCTCCGCGTCCTCGCCGTCAGCGGTCTGCTTTTCGCCGCCGGCCCCGCCTTCGGCCTTGCCGACACACCAGCTGTTGCGCAAGGCGTCGCAACCGCACCCACCGTCGAACCGGGGTTGCTCACCCAACCCGTCACCGACGACGCCAACGTGCTGTCCCCCGCCGAGCGCAGCGAGATCGAAGATGCGATCAAGCAGGTCAGCCAGTCGCAGGGCAAGTCAGTGCGCGTGGTGTTTCTGCGCTCGTTCGGCGATATGACCCCGTCGGATTGGATTGACCAGGCTGTGGCAGCCAACGGCTCGAACACCGCCGTGTTGGCCATCTCACCGGACGAGCGCGCCTACAACGTCGGCGGCGGGGAGGAGTGGTCCCAGGATCAGATCGACCGGATGAACAACGCGGCCTACGCGCAGTTAACGGAACTGAACTGGTCTCAGGCGGCGTTGAATGCGGTTGAATCGGTGAGTGGGTCGTCGTCAAGCGATGGCGCAGGCTGGCTCGCAGGCGGGCTCGGCGCCGTGGCCCTGGCGGGCGGCGGTGTGTACGCGGCGACGCGCAAGAACTCGAAGAAGACCAGGGCGAAGCAGATCGAATCGGCCAAGGCGCTCGACCCGGCCGACACCGACTCGCTGGGACGCTTGCCCACGCCCACGTTGGAGGAGGTCGCCCGCGACGCGCTGGTGTCGGCCGACGAGTCCATCACCCAGGGCAAGGAAGAACTGCAGCTGGCCACCTCCGAGTTCGGCGCGGAGCGCGTGCGCCCATTCACCTCCGCGATGAACGAGGCGACCACCACCTTGCAGCGCGCGTTTTCCACGCACCAGAAGCTTTACGACGCCATCCCCGAAACCGAACCCGAAAAACGCGCCATGCTGGTCGACATCATCTCGTCGTCAGGCCAGGCGGAGCAGGCGCTGCGCGACAAAACGGCCGAGTTCAACGACATGCGCGGCGTGCTCATGCGCGCGCCCGACGAGGTGGACAAGGTGCTTGCCCGCACCGTGGACATCCGCGCGCGCCTCGAGCCTGCGCGTGAGCAACTCGAGCGCCTGCGCGCCGAATACCCGGCGGAGATGCTCGAATCCATCGTGGACAACGTCGACTTGGCCGCCGCCTCCCTCGACGAGGCGGAGAAAGCGCTTAACGACGCCCGCGAGATCGCCTCCCAACCCGCCGGCCGCCAAGGCGCACTGTTGGACATGCTCGCCGCCGCCAACCACGCCGTCGAGGTCTCCGACACCAACCTCAACGCCATCGAACACGCCGAAGACAACATCCGCGCGGCGCAAACCAACTTGCCCTCGCTTATCGACGAAATCCGCTCCGAACTGCGCGAAATCGACCAAGTCAAGGCGGCGCGCTCTCAAGGCGCGCGCATCGACGTCGACGCGTTGGATGCGGTCGCCGCGAAGGCGCAGCGCATGCTGGATTCCATGGGCAACCGCGCCGAGACCGACCCGCTGGCGCTCTACGCCGACCTGACCAGCATGGACACCGAGATCGACGAAGCACTCGACCGCGCGAAGGGCGCCGCCGGCAACCAGGCACGTGCGCTGCAACTGTTCGACCAGCAGATGCAGGTCGCCACCGCGCAGATCCAGCGCGCCGAGGACGTCATCCGCTCGCGCGGGCGCATCATCGGCTCACATGCGCGTTCCCTGCTCGCGGAGGCGAAGCGCCTCTATGCCCAGGCGCACCAGTTGCGGGTGCGCGACACGCGCGCGGCGATCGACAACGCACGCGCCGCCACCGACACCGCGCGCCGCGCCGAACAGGCCGCCAACGACGACATCCGCCGCTACCAGGCCGCCCGCAACCGGCAAACCGCCGACTCCATGGCGCGCGCCGTGCTGTGGGGCACGCTGCTGTCCGGAGGCGGCGGCTTCGGCGGCGGCGGGGGCGGTTTCGGCGGTGGCGGCGGCGGAGGCTTCTCCGGCGGCCGCCCCTCCAACCGCGGGGGAACGTTCTAGTACAACGTGCGGCGCGCTGGCGTATCGATAAACGTCAGCGCCCACGTCATAAACACCACATCGACCAGCGGCGCCTCGGCAAACTTGTCCACCTGGAGGTCGCCGTTCGCGCGACCGCGGGTGGTGGCCACGAGCGCGCCGGCGCCGTCGCGGATCTCGCGGGTCAGCCCACGGCGGCGCAGCGTGTAGTGGCGCCCCGCGCACTCGGCGACGTACCGCGACACCGTGAGACCGGCTTTGCGGAGGGTGAACTGCTCGCGGGTCTCGCAGTCAAGCGCGATGAACCGCGCCGGGTTGTCGGAGGTGATGCGCAGGGTGCGCTCCCCGATGGTGATGGTGGTGGGGGTGGCTTCGGCGAGGGAGGTGGTGTCGTCGTAAAGCAAAGCCCCTTGCCAGATCACAGCAACGCCACCAGCACGATAAACACCGACAGGAACACCAGCGTGCCGATCAGCGCGGTCGAATTGACCATCTTGCGCGACTCGAGCACCGCGCGCGAAAGCCACGCCAGGCCCGCGATGTGGGTCGCCGGCAGGTCGGTCTCGCCCTCGAACTCGAGAATCGCCTTACGCACACCGTTGTGGTCCTGGGTGAACTGCGCGACCTTCTCGCCGCGCGCGTTTTCCACCACCCAGTTTTTCGACGTCTCCGGGATGAACGCGTAGGCGCTGCCCTCGATGGTGAGGTCGATGCGCTTGGCCCGTTTCAGGCTGTCGCGGGTGCGCACGATCTCCTCGCCGCCGCGGGTGGCTACCGCGCCCGACTCGGGGTGGGCAACTAACTGCCACTTTTCGCCGTCGACAATCGCGCTGTCGTGAGAGAACACGCCGAGGACCTCAGGGCCTGCCTCGGCGAGCAGCTTCGGCGCGTCGCGGTCGGTGCGATCCCAGCTGACGAAGTGCATTAGCAGCCGATCAGGCGGGCGGCCAGGTACGCCTCGAGCTCGTCAAGCGGAACGCGCTCCTGCTCCATCGTGTCGCGCTCGCGCACGGTCACGGCGTTGTCCTCGAGGGTGTCAAAGTCGTAGGTGACGCAGAAGGGGGTGCCGGTCTCGTCCTGGCGGCGGTAGCGGCGGCCGATCGCGCCGGAGGTGTCGAAGTCGACGTTCCAGTGCTGGCGCAGCTTCGCTGCGAGCTCCTCGGCCGGGCCGGACAGTTCCGGCTTCTTCGACAGCGGCAGCACCGCAACCTTCACCGGGGCGAGGCGGCGGTCCAGGCGCAGCACAACGCGGGTGTCGGTGCCGCCCTTGGCGTTGGGGGCTTCTTCCTCGTCGTAGGCGTCGATAAGGAAGGCCATCATGGCGCGTCCGAGACCTGCGGCCGGCTCGATGCAGTACGGGATCCAGCGCTCGCCGGCCTCCTGGTCGAAGTACGACAGGTCCTCGCCGGAGGCCTCGGCGTGGGTCTTCAGGTCGTAGTCGGTGCGGTTGGCCACACCCTCAAGCTCGCCCCACTTGGAGCCGGTGAAACCGAAGGCGTATTCGATGTCCACGGTGCGCTTGGAGTAGTGGGAGAGCTTCTCCTGCGGGTGCTCGTACAGGCGCAGGTTGTCCGGGTTGATGCCTAGGTCGACGTACCAGTTGAAGCGGTTTTCAATCCAGTACTCGTGCCACTTCTCGTCCTCGCCGGGCTTGACGAAGAACTCCATCTCCATCTGCTCGAACTCGCGGGTGCGGAAGATGAAGTTGCCCGGGGTGATCTCGTTGCGGAACGACTTGCCGGTATTCGCGATGCCGAACGGCGGCTTGAGACGCGCGGACGTCATCACGTTTTTGAAGTTCACAAAGATGCCCTGCGCGGTCTCCGGGCGCAGGTAGTGCAGGCCTTCCTTGTCGTCGACGGGACCGAGGTAGGTCTTCATCAGGCCGGAGAACGCCTTCGGCTCGGTCCAGTTGCCCGGCTGGCCGGTCTCCGGGTCGTTGATGTCGGCCAGGCCGTTTGCCGGCGGGTGGCCGTGCTTTTCCTCGTAGGCTTCGAGCAGGTGGTCGGCGCGGTAGCGCTTGTGGGTGTAAAGGGATTCCACGAGCGGATCGGTGAACACGTCGACGTGGCCGGAGGCCTCCCACACCTTCGTCGGCAAGATCACGGACGTGTCCACGCCGACGGTGTCGCGGCGGGATTGCACCATGTGCTTCCACCACTGGCGCTTCAGGTTTTCTTTCAGCTCAACGCCGAGCGGGCCGTAGTCCCACGCGGAGCGCGTACCGCCGTAGATCTCACCTGCCGGATACACCAGACCACGGCGTTTGCAGAGGTTGACGACGGTTTCGATCTTGGATGCGGGCATCACAATCTCCTGCGTGTTAAACGGTTGCCAAATACCCGGCTCAGTGTAGTCGCTGACTCGACGCGCGAGACACGAGGACCCGTTTGGACGTAAGTCCCACAATTTCGGAAACTTTAGTACTCTGTGGGGAAACACTGTGAACGCCACGGCGAGGAAAGGGGACGCCAATGCGCGACAACCTTCAGTATTCGCCGGAGGAGTTGGACCGCACTGCTGCGCTGGTCAAAGTGCTCGACTCGAAGACCAGGCTGCAAATACTGTTGCTTCTCGACGACGCCGAGCGCGTCGTCCACGAACTCGTCACCGAACTGGAAAAATCGCAGCCGCTCATCTCGCAGCATTTGCGGGTGCTGCGTAGGGCGGGGCTGGTGTCGTCGTCACGCAATGGCCGCGAGGTGCTCTACGCGCTGGCGCGCCCGGAAGTCATCGACGTCATCGGCGAACTCGTGGAGCTGTCGCGTATCGACGAAGCACGCGACGACCTCGCCGCACGGCGTAAGCGCCGCAACAGCATCCACAACGAAACCGCTGCCGGTGCCGCGATCATCAACCCGCCAATCGAAGTGCGCCCCGAAATCGACCCGGGCCTGACCCCACGCACGCCGAAACCGCGGCGCGACTAGGCTTGCCGGGCATGACCCGCCCACACAGCACACGTCCCGTGCCCAAACTGGGCCCGCGGATGACAAAGCAGCGCGCGGCGGTTGTGGACACGCTGCGCGGCCTGGACAAGTTCGCCTCCGCGAAAACCATCCACACGCTTTTGACCGAGCGCGGCGAATCGGTCGGGCTGACCACGGTGTACCGCACGCTCGCCTCGCTTGCCGAGGTCCACGCCGTCGACGTGCTGCACTCCCCCGACGGCGAGACGCTTTACCGCGACTGCCTGTCGCACCACCACCATCACCACCTCGTGTGCGCCGAATGCGGCCGCAGCGAGGAAATCGAAGGCGGGCCCGTGGAAAAATGGGCCGAACTCATCGCCGCGCGCTACGGCTACGACTTGGTCGGCCACGACGCCGAAATCTACGGCGTCTGCCGGGCCTGCCAGGCGAAACGCTAGCGGTCGAACTTATCCACCGCGCCACCGAAGCGGCGGTCGCGCTTGGCGTACTCCAGCACCGCGTCCCATAAGTCCTGCTTAGTGAAGTCCGGGAACAACACGTCCTGGTACACCATCTCCGCGTACGCCGACTGCCACAGCAAAAAGTTCGACGTGCGCTGTTCGCCCGACGGGCGCAGGAACAGGTCCACGTCCGGCATCTCGGGGTGGTACAGGTAGCGCTGGAGGGTTTTTTCGTCGACGTGGCGCACGTGGTCGTCGATAAGCGCCTGCACTGCGTCGGTGATCTCCGCGCGGCCACCGTAGTTGACGCACATCGCGAGTGTGAGACCGGTGTTGTGCTTGGTCAGCTCCTGGGCGACTTCGAGCTCCTCGATGACGCTGCCCCACAGTTTCGGCCGGCGTCCGCACCACACCACGCGCACGTTCTTCGCGTGCAGCTCGTCGCGCTGGCGGCGCAGCACGTCGCGGGTGAAGTTCATGAGGAAGTGCACCTCGGAAGGCGAGCGCTTCCAGTTCTCCGTGGAAAACGCGTACGCGGACAGCCATTCCACGCCGCCGAGTTCGATGCACGCGTCGACGGCGTCCATGAGTTTTTCCTCGCCGACCTTGTGGCCCTCCGTGCGCTTGAGGCCGCGCTGCTGCGCCCAACGGCCGTTGCCGTCCATCACGAGTGCGATGTGCTTCGGGATGAACTTCTTGTCAATCTGTGGTGCGCCCATGGGCGTCAATTATGCCTGCTCCATGATCTTCAAACTTTTCAGCCCGGTCTCCAGGTTGTACTGCGCGTGCTGGACGCTCGCCCGGTGAATCTGGGCCACGCGTGACGACGACACCTCGTACCCGCCCCGCAACAACCACATATCGTGCAACGTCTCCGGATCCACATCCATCGAGCCGGTGGGCCGGCAGTTGTTGCACACCGCCCCACCTGTGGCCGGGTTGAACGCCTTGTGCGGGCCCGGCGCCTGGCAGTTCGCGCAGTGAAACAGGCTCAACCCCCAGCCGGCGTGCTCGGTGGCCTTGAGGATGAACGCGTCGAGCACAAGCGTCGGGTGCATATCGGTCTGCAGGTTCGTCAGCGCCTCCTGCACCAGGCGGAACAGCTCCGGGTCGCCCTGGTCGTAGGAGAGCTTTTCGGCGACCTCCATGACGGCGCAGGCGGCGGCGTATCGGTCGAAATCGTCGATGATGCGGGCGCCGAAGTAGGTGACGGTGTCGGCAGCGGTGATCGTCGATAAGCCTCTGCCCGGATACACCTGCACGTCAACGTCCACGAAGGGCTGCAGGCGCGAGCCGAACCTGCTCTTGCTCTTGCGCACGCCCTTGGCCACGCCGCGCACCAAGCCGTGGTCTTTCGTGAGCAGGACGATGACGCGGTCCGCCTCGCCGAAGTCGTAGGTGCGCACCACGAACGCGCGGTCGCGCCACGACGGCCTAGAAGCCAAGCCGGCCCAACGCCTTCGGGTCCTGCTGCCAGTTCTTCAGCACTTTCACGCGAACGTCGAGGTACACGTTCTGCCCGGCGAGGTCGATGATCTGCTTGCGGGCGCGGTGCACGATGCCGCTCAAGCGCCGCCCGTCCGGGCCCTCGATGATGCGTTTCTGGCCCGGGCGCTCCAGGTAGAGCACGGCGTAGATTTTGAGGCGGCGGTCCTCCTGGATCATCTCGTCGACTTGTACGGCCACCGAGTGCGGCAGTTCGTCGCGAAGCCCGCGCAGCGCTTCTTCGCGGATGAGTTCCGCGATGCGCGTTTCCAGGTCCTCGTCGGTGGTGTGGTCTTCGGGGTAGAAGCGCGGGCCCTCCGGCAGTTGGGCGACCAGGACGTCCAGCAGCGTGTCCAGCTGGACCTGCTCCGTGGCGGAGACCGGCACGACCTCCGAGTCGGGGCCGAGCAGGTCGTGCAGTTCGAGCAGGCGCTCGCCGA
Above is a genomic segment from Corynebacterium lujinxingii containing:
- a CDS encoding endonuclease domain-containing protein, producing MNDARRTQLRETIVDVRRISSTDTATHDRINNGELVQLTKSIYYDKAAWQQLKEHEQAFLRCYAAGCQSRKAVLIGCSAARLNGVWTFARDEPVTLAVPNGRPRSINKEWTGYEYRHRRLAERDIVHDGAVRYTDAICTAVDIARERGVREGVVAIDSVLSGHGDHLYQEILNRFEATITRMAGTKGIAQAREAVPLTTRLSESPYESLLRLIFDAHNVPYRPQVVIGRYRVDFLVGENIVVEVDGWLKYEEVPHEVLRRQREREDWLTENGYKVLRFYTKHFWGDEGELIRRVGNAWPAAERLLPVRVQPRLWAPKGPGRSVALPADLQDVVKFLYEQTPTMPNNWP
- a CDS encoding deoxyguanosinetriphosphate triphosphohydrolase; amino-acid sequence: MYAYNADDTKRRAPEGAKGAQLAPDSRDAFGRDRARVLHSAALRRLADKTQVVGPRDGDTPRTRLTHSLEVAQISRGIGEGLGLNPDLCEMAGLTHDIGHPPYGHNGEVALNEVAPHGFEGNAQTLRILSRLEPKVLIDDHSFGLNLTRASLDAAVKYPVTRTNTDGSLNRKYSAYDEDAAILQWAREGHADDTPPMEAQVMDFSDDIAYSVHDVEDGIVSGRVSLQVLWDFVELAALADKGAAAFGGSADSLIDAADRLRAIPALAAAADFDFTLSAWAGLKGLTSQLVGRYVGAVTQATRDGNAALLAPGAPGLAAPGLGRQHGRLVVPPDVEAEVRLLKTVAVLYVMDQPAHQARQDRQRDRIYRVHEYLRAGAPGTLDTIFRAWFNAAETDAERERVIVDQIASMTESRLERTAKKAAAFEGYY
- a CDS encoding TPM domain-containing protein; protein product: MTSRYLRVLAVSGLLFAAGPAFGLADTPAVAQGVATAPTVEPGLLTQPVTDDANVLSPAERSEIEDAIKQVSQSQGKSVRVVFLRSFGDMTPSDWIDQAVAANGSNTAVLAISPDERAYNVGGGEEWSQDQIDRMNNAAYAQLTELNWSQAALNAVESVSGSSSSDGAGWLAGGLGAVALAGGGVYAATRKNSKKTRAKQIESAKALDPADTDSLGRLPTPTLEEVARDALVSADESITQGKEELQLATSEFGAERVRPFTSAMNEATTTLQRAFSTHQKLYDAIPETEPEKRAMLVDIISSSGQAEQALRDKTAEFNDMRGVLMRAPDEVDKVLARTVDIRARLEPAREQLERLRAEYPAEMLESIVDNVDLAAASLDEAEKALNDAREIASQPAGRQGALLDMLAAANHAVEVSDTNLNAIEHAEDNIRAAQTNLPSLIDEIRSELREIDQVKAARSQGARIDVDALDAVAAKAQRMLDSMGNRAETDPLALYADLTSMDTEIDEALDRAKGAAGNQARALQLFDQQMQVATAQIQRAEDVIRSRGRIIGSHARSLLAEAKRLYAQAHQLRVRDTRAAIDNARAATDTARRAEQAANDDIRRYQAARNRQTADSMARAVLWGTLLSGGGGFGGGGGGFGGGGGGGFSGGRPSNRGGTF
- a CDS encoding glycine--tRNA ligase, whose amino-acid sequence is MPASKIETVVNLCKRRGLVYPAGEIYGGTRSAWDYGPLGVELKENLKRQWWKHMVQSRRDTVGVDTSVILPTKVWEASGHVDVFTDPLVESLYTHKRYRADHLLEAYEEKHGHPPANGLADINDPETGQPGNWTEPKAFSGLMKTYLGPVDDKEGLHYLRPETAQGIFVNFKNVMTSARLKPPFGIANTGKSFRNEITPGNFIFRTREFEQMEMEFFVKPGEDEKWHEYWIENRFNWYVDLGINPDNLRLYEHPQEKLSHYSKRTVDIEYAFGFTGSKWGELEGVANRTDYDLKTHAEASGEDLSYFDQEAGERWIPYCIEPAAGLGRAMMAFLIDAYDEEEAPNAKGGTDTRVVLRLDRRLAPVKVAVLPLSKKPELSGPAEELAAKLRQHWNVDFDTSGAIGRRYRRQDETGTPFCVTYDFDTLEDNAVTVRERDTMEQERVPLDELEAYLAARLIGC
- a CDS encoding ArsR/SmtB family transcription factor; this encodes MRDNLQYSPEELDRTAALVKVLDSKTRLQILLLLDDAERVVHELVTELEKSQPLISQHLRVLRRAGLVSSSRNGREVLYALARPEVIDVIGELVELSRIDEARDDLAARRKRRNSIHNETAAGAAIINPPIEVRPEIDPGLTPRTPKPRRD
- a CDS encoding Fur family transcriptional regulator yields the protein MTRPHSTRPVPKLGPRMTKQRAAVVDTLRGLDKFASAKTIHTLLTERGESVGLTTVYRTLASLAEVHAVDVLHSPDGETLYRDCLSHHHHHHLVCAECGRSEEIEGGPVEKWAELIAARYGYDLVGHDAEIYGVCRACQAKR
- a CDS encoding isoprenyl transferase, producing the protein MGAPQIDKKFIPKHIALVMDGNGRWAQQRGLKRTEGHKVGEEKLMDAVDACIELGGVEWLSAYAFSTENWKRSPSEVHFLMNFTRDVLRRQRDELHAKNVRVVWCGRRPKLWGSVIEELEVAQELTKHNTGLTLAMCVNYGGRAEITDAVQALIDDHVRHVDEKTLQRYLYHPEMPDVDLFLRPSGEQRTSNFLLWQSAYAEMVYQDVLFPDFTKQDLWDAVLEYAKRDRRFGGAVDKFDR
- the recO gene encoding DNA repair protein RecO, giving the protein MASRPSWRDRAFVVRTYDFGEADRVIVLLTKDHGLVRGVAKGVRKSKSRFGSRLQPFVDVDVQVYPGRGLSTITAADTVTYFGARIIDDFDRYAAACAVMEVAEKLSYDQGDPELFRLVQEALTNLQTDMHPTLVLDAFILKATEHAGWGLSLFHCANCQAPGPHKAFNPATGGAVCNNCRPTGSMDVDPETLHDMWLLRGGYEVSSSRVAQIHRASVQHAQYNLETGLKSLKIMEQA
- the era gene encoding GTPase Era — encoded protein: MIDFGFSNAPEGFRSGFVSFVGRPNTGKSTLTNALVGEKIAIMADQPETTRHPIRGVINRDDAQVVVVDTPGIHRPRTLLGERLNDVVKDTFADVDVIGFTVPADEKIGPGDRYILDEIRTTKPNTPIVGIVTKLDKTGKDTVGERLLELHDLLGPDSEVVPVSATEQVQLDTLLDVLVAQLPEGPRFYPEDHTTDEDLETRIAELIREEALRGLRDELPHSVAVQVDEMIQEDRRLKIYAVLYLERPGQKRIIEGPDGRRLSGIVHRARKQIIDLAGQNVYLDVRVKVLKNWQQDPKALGRLGF